A section of the Serratia liquefaciens ATCC 27592 genome encodes:
- a CDS encoding DUF3313 domain-containing protein yields MRKKRAAILPLVFVLAACSSKVTEKEKYSTFLNNYNDITQGKSASGKDVLYWKQTNVDYSKYKYLVYQPMIYFPRPKPTEMVSQRALDNILNYTNQQFKQSMASHFILEDVPRENTLIFRGAITAIDTHKKGLQVYEVLPITLLVAATQSVTGHRTMESSVYMEGEFIDASTNQPVIKVVRKASGNNLNNEKAKLTVDDVKNAIDIIAKDIKEYKTT; encoded by the coding sequence ATGAGAAAAAAACGTGCGGCCATTTTGCCCTTGGTATTCGTTCTGGCCGCTTGTTCATCCAAGGTCACCGAAAAAGAAAAATATTCTACGTTCCTGAATAATTACAATGATATTACCCAGGGGAAATCGGCCTCCGGTAAGGACGTTTTATATTGGAAACAAACTAACGTTGACTATTCTAAATATAAATATTTGGTTTATCAGCCGATGATCTATTTCCCGCGTCCGAAACCCACTGAGATGGTAAGCCAGCGCGCACTTGATAATATCCTGAACTACACCAACCAGCAGTTTAAGCAGTCCATGGCATCCCATTTTATCTTAGAAGATGTGCCACGTGAAAATACGCTTATTTTCCGAGGGGCTATAACGGCTATCGATACCCATAAGAAAGGGCTTCAGGTGTATGAGGTACTGCCAATCACGCTACTGGTGGCGGCAACACAGAGCGTAACCGGTCACCGCACCATGGAGAGCTCTGTGTATATGGAAGGCGAGTTTATCGATGCTTCGACTAATCAGCCGGTTATCAAAGTGGTGCGCAAAGCGTCCGGAAATAATTTGAATAATGAAAAGGCAAAACTCACCGTAGACGATGTTAAAAATGCCATTGATATCATTGCCAAAGATATCAAAGAGTATAAGACAACATAA
- a CDS encoding DUF1543 domain-containing protein, protein MPGLLMFYVGGTAPGANIELHDVQFVAAERPEQAYPLLREKWFGDKNKVHVDGYSRIEWADGYDVALKAEPFVGPEKLFFVNVGGYRSDELAELHEFGLFVAHSADEAKEKAKQTLLTGSFKQHKDDLAEVDDCLLLQSLQGYHVHLQANAQGKAAQPLWQGYLPIGE, encoded by the coding sequence ATGCCGGGATTATTGATGTTCTATGTGGGCGGCACCGCACCGGGTGCCAATATCGAATTGCACGACGTACAATTCGTTGCAGCGGAGCGGCCAGAACAGGCTTATCCCTTGCTGCGCGAGAAATGGTTTGGCGATAAGAACAAGGTGCATGTTGATGGCTATTCGCGTATTGAATGGGCGGATGGCTATGACGTGGCGCTGAAGGCTGAGCCGTTCGTCGGGCCGGAGAAGCTGTTCTTCGTTAACGTGGGCGGTTACCGCAGTGACGAGTTGGCTGAGCTGCACGAGTTTGGCCTGTTTGTCGCGCACAGTGCGGATGAAGCCAAAGAAAAAGCCAAGCAGACGCTACTGACCGGCAGCTTCAAGCAGCATAAGGATGATCTGGCTGAGGTGGACGATTGCCTGCTGTTGCAGTCACTGCAAGGTTACCATGTTCATTTGCAGGCCAATGCGCAGGGTAAAGCGGCGCAACCGCTGTGGCAGGGCTATTTGCCGATCGGCGAGTAG
- a CDS encoding DUF3302 domain-containing protein, with protein sequence MFLDYFALGVLIAVFLILFYGVIIIHDIPYLLAKKRQHPHQDAIHVAGWVSLFTLHAIWPLLWIWATLYRPERGWGMSEKAEHPEVLQARIHQLQSELQRMQMPAADESSSSNKGC encoded by the coding sequence ATGTTTCTAGATTATTTTGCTTTAGGCGTATTGATCGCCGTGTTTTTGATTTTATTTTACGGCGTGATAATTATTCACGATATTCCTTATTTGCTGGCCAAAAAACGGCAACATCCCCATCAGGATGCCATTCACGTTGCAGGCTGGGTCAGCCTGTTTACCCTGCATGCTATTTGGCCACTGCTGTGGATTTGGGCGACGTTATATCGGCCAGAGCGGGGATGGGGCATGAGCGAGAAGGCCGAACACCCTGAAGTGCTGCAAGCGCGAATTCATCAGTTACAAAGCGAGTTACAGCGAATGCAGATGCCCGCTGCGGATGAAAGCTCGTCGTCCAATAAAGGGTGTTGA
- a CDS encoding winged helix-turn-helix transcriptional regulator, which produces METDVPFTLGKRNSATLFNKDDKPIEHILAIKHALMPYGKKCSFPAGKKIRLFHNGIRHWFLLQSGEMSACRDSDGLKIANFREPSLAGIAETFFPKELIFFLAESPVELVMYQESDVLETLARENLWQNLVHIQAYVIQALSIRDRLLSGNDAYEVVCNHLLMLMNEKEAFRLSTTVPRYIQQRTQLSRSGIMKILSDLRKGDYITVEKGILLAVNRLPKRY; this is translated from the coding sequence ATGGAAACAGACGTTCCCTTCACTCTTGGGAAAAGAAACTCAGCCACTTTATTTAATAAAGATGATAAGCCGATAGAGCATATCTTGGCGATTAAGCACGCCTTAATGCCCTATGGTAAAAAATGTTCTTTTCCAGCGGGCAAAAAAATTCGCTTATTTCACAATGGTATTCGGCATTGGTTCTTGCTCCAGTCCGGTGAAATGTCCGCATGCCGCGACAGTGATGGTTTGAAAATAGCCAACTTTAGAGAACCCTCGCTCGCCGGTATCGCGGAAACCTTCTTCCCTAAAGAGTTGATCTTTTTCCTGGCCGAATCACCGGTTGAACTGGTGATGTACCAGGAAAGTGATGTACTGGAAACGCTAGCACGGGAAAACCTTTGGCAAAACTTAGTGCATATACAAGCCTATGTCATCCAAGCTCTGAGCATCCGCGACAGGTTATTGTCAGGCAACGATGCCTACGAGGTTGTCTGCAATCACTTGCTGATGCTAATGAATGAAAAAGAAGCCTTTCGCTTATCCACCACGGTTCCACGCTATATTCAGCAACGAACGCAGCTCTCGCGCAGTGGCATCATGAAAATATTATCTGACCTGCGCAAGGGAGATTATATTACCGTCGAAAAAGGTATTTTGCTGGCGGTTAACCGGCTGCCAAAGCGTTATTAA
- a CDS encoding helix-turn-helix domain-containing protein → MPLIPLTFLFGLLCLGLLYRLGRPTARRWVFQLLLLLCAWQSLLVGIRYGYGITQFNGLQPFGAMAIPSLAYVAFLVSTQGRLRRRELWHLMPLCLTLLASLTAPFLLDAMIVGGYLGYGAALLYALRRGENALPQVALAESWLSYRLWRGLGGLLIMVAVAEGVIALDFSLFDGRHAGWLATIDNLLVALSLCLVLSRSRPAESPVEVISETADSGGEDEDQLAEWFERVQQRLRQDDFYLEPELNLARLARKVGLPARRVSQAINRHTGMNVSQYVNQLRIRQAAQWLLAGDEPVTDIMQKAGFTTKSNFNREFLRIQGVSPSEWRRQQQRL, encoded by the coding sequence ATGCCGCTTATTCCTCTCACATTTCTGTTCGGCCTGCTGTGCCTGGGGCTGCTGTATCGCCTAGGTCGTCCAACGGCGCGGCGCTGGGTCTTTCAGCTATTGTTGTTGCTGTGCGCGTGGCAAAGCCTGCTGGTGGGTATCCGTTATGGCTACGGCATAACGCAATTCAATGGGCTGCAACCGTTCGGCGCGATGGCGATCCCTTCACTGGCTTATGTCGCGTTTTTGGTGAGTACCCAGGGCCGTTTGCGGCGGCGCGAACTGTGGCATCTGATGCCACTGTGCCTGACGCTGTTGGCCAGCCTGACGGCGCCCTTTTTGCTGGATGCCATGATTGTCGGGGGTTATCTGGGGTATGGAGCCGCATTGCTGTATGCGTTGCGGCGCGGTGAAAACGCTTTGCCGCAGGTGGCGCTGGCGGAAAGTTGGCTGAGCTATCGACTGTGGCGCGGTTTGGGGGGCTTGCTGATCATGGTGGCGGTAGCCGAAGGGGTGATTGCGCTCGACTTTTCCCTGTTTGACGGGCGGCACGCCGGTTGGCTGGCAACGATCGATAATCTGTTGGTGGCGTTGAGCCTATGCCTGGTGCTGTCGCGCAGCCGACCTGCGGAAAGCCCGGTTGAGGTCATATCGGAAACGGCGGATAGCGGGGGGGAAGATGAGGATCAACTGGCCGAGTGGTTTGAGCGGGTGCAACAACGGCTGCGGCAAGATGACTTCTACCTGGAGCCTGAGCTGAACCTGGCCCGGCTGGCGCGCAAGGTGGGCTTGCCGGCGCGACGGGTTTCGCAGGCTATCAATCGGCATACGGGAATGAATGTGTCGCAATATGTGAATCAACTGCGTATTCGTCAGGCGGCGCAGTGGTTGCTCGCCGGTGATGAGCCGGTGACTGATATTATGCAAAAGGCCGGATTCACTACCAAATCGAATTTTAACCGCGAATTCTTGCGCATTCAGGGTGTGAGCCCAAGTGAATGGCGCAGGCAACAACAGCGGCTTTAA
- a CDS encoding GNAT family N-acetyltransferase, with protein sequence MKIISVRQSPEFKQQAIGYFQQQWASQETLMMYEDAITRCIGAANPLPQWYLLVDNSQILGCAGLITNDFISRGELYPWLCALYVEEAHRNRGYGRLLINHVAQETRQLGFPQLHLCTDLEGYYEKQGFAFNGLGYHPWGEASRVYTRDL encoded by the coding sequence ATGAAGATTATTTCGGTGCGTCAGTCCCCCGAGTTTAAACAGCAAGCGATCGGTTATTTCCAACAACAATGGGCTTCGCAAGAAACGTTGATGATGTATGAGGATGCCATCACTCGTTGCATCGGTGCGGCTAATCCATTGCCGCAGTGGTATTTGCTGGTGGATAACAGTCAGATCCTGGGGTGCGCAGGATTAATCACCAATGATTTCATTAGCCGCGGTGAACTCTATCCATGGCTGTGCGCGCTGTATGTGGAGGAGGCCCACCGTAACCGCGGTTACGGCAGGTTGTTGATTAACCATGTGGCGCAGGAGACTCGTCAGCTGGGTTTCCCACAGTTGCATTTATGTACCGATTTGGAAGGCTACTACGAGAAACAGGGATTTGCCTTTAATGGGTTGGGTTACCACCCCTGGGGTGAGGCTTCGCGAGTGTATACACGGGATCTGTAA
- the smrA gene encoding DNA endonuclease SmrA — protein MSNQDKDFFEQAMADVIPLSRGPETLYLKPQETMDKRARREAQALQQENFLSTGFLELIPCEQPLEYKGEGIQQGVLDKLSHGRYPPQASLNLLKQPVEACRQALFRFIVQAEKQSLRSLLIVHGRGRDDESHANVIRSYVAKWLAQFEQVQAFCRALPRDGGEGACYVTLRKSAQAKADNFERHAKRSR, from the coding sequence ATGAGCAACCAAGACAAAGATTTTTTTGAACAGGCGATGGCGGATGTCATTCCGTTATCCCGCGGCCCCGAGACGTTGTACTTGAAGCCGCAGGAGACCATGGATAAGCGCGCGCGCCGTGAAGCGCAGGCGCTGCAGCAGGAAAACTTTCTCAGTACCGGCTTTCTCGAACTGATCCCCTGTGAGCAACCGTTGGAATATAAAGGCGAGGGCATTCAACAGGGCGTGCTCGACAAGCTGAGCCATGGCCGCTACCCGCCACAGGCCAGTCTGAACCTGTTGAAACAGCCGGTGGAAGCCTGTCGGCAAGCTCTGTTCCGCTTTATTGTGCAGGCGGAAAAGCAAAGTCTGCGTTCGCTGCTGATCGTTCACGGCCGTGGGCGAGATGATGAAAGCCACGCCAACGTGATCCGCAGCTATGTCGCCAAGTGGCTGGCCCAGTTTGAGCAGGTGCAGGCTTTTTGTCGGGCGTTGCCGCGCGATGGCGGTGAAGGTGCCTGTTACGTGACGTTGCGCAAATCTGCACAGGCGAAAGCCGATAACTTCGAACGTCACGCCAAACGTAGTCGATAA
- a CDS encoding DUF2002 family protein translates to MYLRPDEVARVLENTGFERDYVTDQAYGYRKGEHYVYVNREARMGRTALVIHPALKEKSVHFATPTSPIRTSDQYLEFPLDLSSDTPSARYGIPHGFSSRDALSRYIYSMFL, encoded by the coding sequence ATGTATTTACGGCCGGATGAAGTGGCTAGAGTGTTGGAGAATACGGGATTTGAGCGTGATTATGTCACCGATCAAGCCTATGGTTACCGCAAGGGTGAGCACTACGTGTATGTGAATCGTGAAGCGCGGATGGGCAGAACCGCGTTGGTGATCCACCCGGCGCTGAAAGAGAAAAGCGTGCATTTTGCCACGCCGACCTCGCCGATACGCACCAGCGATCAGTACCTTGAGTTTCCCCTGGATTTAAGCAGCGATACCCCGAGTGCGCGTTATGGCATTCCCCACGGTTTCAGCTCGCGTGACGCGCTTTCGCGCTATATCTACAGCATGTTTCTGTAA
- a CDS encoding LysR family transcriptional regulator, with the protein MKSKDFKIDELRIVRCIAETASVSKAAQRLDMPQSNVSRTLTALERRLGLEIFLRTPRSLSLTEFGEQFLRRATQLLDEHNDLLDISGTYKRSLNGMVTLGAPIGIHSFLTRYLLPPLLRESPELIVDLVTRNPDEREKKYGAVFDSDCDLLISFFQPQNESLIARPLTRFRVGLFASPDYIANAPLVEPEELTAHRCITLRVLGGSHNTWSCYSSQGQLMQVAVTGSSICDNILPAIELAKQGLGIVYAPYYSVASALESGSLMPCIERERCIDMQAFLIYRQRGVLPHRVQVMMDSIMHNMKLHEQRLI; encoded by the coding sequence GTGAAATCAAAAGACTTCAAGATCGACGAACTCAGAATCGTTCGCTGCATTGCCGAAACAGCCAGCGTCAGCAAGGCCGCTCAGCGGCTAGACATGCCACAGTCAAATGTGTCGCGCACCCTGACGGCGCTGGAGCGTCGGCTTGGCCTGGAGATCTTCTTACGGACCCCGCGCAGCTTGTCGCTAACCGAATTTGGCGAACAATTTTTACGCCGAGCCACTCAGCTGTTAGATGAGCATAACGATCTGCTCGATATATCAGGTACCTATAAACGCAGTCTGAATGGCATGGTGACGCTGGGCGCACCTATTGGTATCCATTCATTCCTGACCCGTTATCTGCTGCCGCCGCTGTTACGCGAATCGCCGGAGCTGATCGTCGATTTGGTCACCCGCAATCCGGATGAACGTGAGAAGAAGTACGGTGCGGTATTCGACAGTGACTGCGATCTGTTGATCAGTTTCTTCCAGCCGCAAAATGAAAGCCTGATCGCCAGGCCCCTGACCCGTTTTCGCGTCGGGTTATTTGCCTCACCGGACTATATCGCGAACGCCCCTCTTGTCGAGCCAGAGGAGCTGACAGCACATCGCTGCATTACCTTGCGGGTGCTGGGAGGGAGCCACAATACCTGGAGCTGTTATAGTTCTCAGGGCCAATTGATGCAGGTAGCAGTCACCGGCAGCAGCATATGCGACAATATTCTGCCGGCCATCGAGCTGGCAAAACAGGGGCTTGGCATCGTCTATGCCCCTTATTACTCCGTCGCTTCTGCGCTGGAATCGGGGTCACTGATGCCTTGCATTGAACGTGAGCGCTGTATCGATATGCAAGCCTTTCTTATTTATCGCCAGCGTGGGGTGTTACCCCACAGGGTTCAGGTGATGATGGACAGCATCATGCATAATATGAAATTGCATGAGCAGCGCCTGATTTAG
- a CDS encoding MbeD/MobD family mobilization/exclusion protein: protein MKMRELETQFQNAMSELQASFEKQHREWQHSYQALQQLLEEAKQREVALRMQNEQLVRKLSTASSVPEQHALVKQIKMLGAHLDALAKDAASFNHHLRNQQRAADNFSGEQR, encoded by the coding sequence ATGAAAATGCGCGAGCTGGAAACCCAGTTTCAAAATGCCATGAGTGAGTTGCAGGCCAGCTTCGAAAAGCAGCACCGTGAATGGCAGCACAGCTATCAGGCCCTGCAGCAGTTGCTGGAAGAGGCTAAACAGCGCGAAGTCGCACTGCGTATGCAGAACGAACAGTTGGTACGCAAGCTGAGCACCGCCAGTTCAGTGCCGGAGCAGCACGCATTGGTGAAGCAAATTAAAATGCTGGGCGCCCATCTGGACGCACTGGCCAAAGATGCCGCCAGCTTCAACCACCACCTGCGCAATCAGCAGCGGGCAGCCGACAATTTCAGCGGCGAACAGCGTTGA
- a CDS encoding GNAT family N-acetyltransferase, which produces MDLKFLEDEKRFYINDQQGKMIAEISFVPSGDKLTIIDHTWVDEVLKGQGVGKKLVALVVAKMRAENRKIIPLCPFAKHEFDTTPEYQDIRA; this is translated from the coding sequence ATGGATCTTAAATTTTTGGAAGATGAAAAGCGTTTCTATATAAACGATCAGCAGGGGAAGATGATTGCCGAGATATCTTTTGTGCCCAGCGGCGATAAATTAACCATCATTGATCACACCTGGGTTGACGAAGTGCTAAAAGGCCAGGGGGTAGGTAAAAAGTTGGTGGCGCTGGTGGTCGCCAAAATGCGCGCGGAAAACCGCAAAATCATTCCGTTATGCCCGTTCGCCAAACACGAATTCGACACCACACCAGAATATCAGGATATACGCGCCTGA
- a CDS encoding MipA/OmpV family protein, with protein MKPCSDFLTPRIRGSKFSISLSLIFAYLIYSPFSVAASWSLGAAAMVNDYGYVDTDAKTQGLPTLNYEKGNFYIHSLAAGYYLLNMPKDQISIITYYSPLGFDPDDSNNSQMKKLDKRDGTLMAGMAFTHKEKWGVIRASLAGDTLDNSNGVVGDVAFLYPIKAGKLRLVPGIGAVYNNGNQNDYYYGIGHAEAKSSGFSTYSAGESWSPYVELSANYQFNEHWYALASVRAVQLSSEITDSPMVDKDISSQALLGGGYRF; from the coding sequence ATGAAACCGTGCTCAGATTTTCTAACTCCTCGCATTAGGGGGAGTAAGTTTAGTATTTCTCTTTCGCTAATTTTTGCTTACCTTATTTATTCGCCTTTTTCAGTTGCAGCGAGCTGGTCCTTAGGGGCAGCTGCGATGGTGAATGATTATGGTTATGTTGATACCGATGCTAAAACCCAGGGATTGCCCACGTTAAACTATGAGAAAGGGAACTTTTATATTCACTCTTTGGCGGCGGGATATTATCTGCTGAATATGCCAAAGGATCAGATTTCGATCATCACCTATTATTCCCCCCTGGGTTTTGATCCGGATGATAGCAATAACAGCCAAATGAAAAAGCTGGATAAGCGCGATGGCACATTAATGGCCGGGATGGCCTTCACCCATAAAGAGAAATGGGGGGTTATTCGCGCCTCGCTGGCTGGTGATACCCTTGATAACAGTAACGGTGTGGTAGGGGACGTGGCCTTCCTGTATCCAATCAAGGCGGGCAAGCTACGCCTTGTTCCCGGTATTGGCGCGGTCTACAACAACGGTAACCAGAACGATTACTACTATGGCATTGGCCATGCGGAGGCAAAAAGCAGCGGTTTCTCAACGTATTCGGCCGGAGAGAGCTGGAGCCCTTATGTGGAGCTGAGCGCCAACTACCAGTTTAACGAACATTGGTATGCCTTGGCGTCAGTGCGTGCCGTGCAGCTGAGCAGTGAAATCACCGATAGCCCAATGGTGGATAAAGATATCTCCAGCCAGGCTTTACTGGGCGGTGGATACCGATTTTAA
- a CDS encoding DoxX family protein: MGESSKDGVILLSRILLMILFIIFGWMKLVGFGATVTAMEGYGTPMPYLAAIIAVVVEFFFGIALILGLFTRPIAVIFALYVLGTAFIGHPFWKMTGMEMMGNEINFFKNISIIGGLLLLAVTGAGRYSLDYKFFNK; this comes from the coding sequence ATGGGTGAAAGCTCAAAAGACGGCGTTATTCTGCTATCCCGAATATTGTTGATGATCCTGTTTATCATATTTGGCTGGATGAAGCTGGTTGGCTTTGGTGCAACCGTCACGGCAATGGAAGGGTATGGTACGCCCATGCCTTATTTAGCGGCGATTATCGCCGTGGTGGTGGAGTTCTTTTTCGGCATTGCGCTTATTCTTGGGTTATTTACCCGCCCTATCGCGGTTATTTTTGCCCTTTACGTACTCGGCACCGCGTTTATCGGCCACCCATTCTGGAAAATGACCGGCATGGAAATGATGGGCAATGAAATAAACTTCTTCAAAAACATCAGCATTATTGGCGGGCTGTTGCTGCTGGCGGTCACCGGCGCCGGACGTTATTCACTGGATTATAAATTCTTCAATAAATAA
- a CDS encoding DUF1198 family protein, producing the protein MTWIIIAALIVVFIIGYRILTSDTRKAIDSLAHLLKVKPMLIESMIQEMGSRNSQTFIRMLNNGYTEEMHQAAYLLFIYLTFIKQADDHQIALWRETLLRAGLSPELHAEHTEAALFYFADLDIDAFELAQFRRAYNERFNQEAIANW; encoded by the coding sequence ATGACCTGGATCATCATCGCTGCCCTGATCGTTGTATTTATTATTGGTTACCGCATTCTGACTTCCGATACCCGCAAAGCCATTGACTCTCTGGCCCACCTGTTGAAAGTGAAACCTATGCTGATTGAATCGATGATTCAGGAGATGGGTAGCCGCAACAGCCAGACCTTTATCCGCATGCTGAACAACGGTTACACCGAAGAGATGCACCAGGCGGCCTATTTGCTGTTTATCTATCTGACCTTTATCAAACAGGCAGACGACCACCAGATTGCCCTGTGGCGGGAAACCCTGCTGCGTGCCGGTCTGTCGCCAGAGTTACATGCCGAGCACACCGAAGCCGCGCTGTTTTATTTTGCCGATCTCGATATCGATGCTTTCGAGCTGGCACAGTTCCGCCGCGCCTACAACGAGCGTTTTAACCAGGAAGCCATTGCCAATTGGTGA
- a CDS encoding HlyD family secretion protein — MDLLIILSYVALSYGVFKLFRIPINKWTVPTAVLGGIFIVGALILGMNYNHPYTYRAQKIAVSVPIVPQVSGVIVEVTDKTNVLLHKGDVLFRLDDTRYRARLNKLQADLASAQADVRTRQATLNESSANVQRVYAEYERTRQDYQRYAKGAAMAVNPFSEQDISHARQQYQAQSAALQAAKAQHQQAQERLSGHYNGEDARIASLKSQIAEATYNLEQTTIRAPSEGYVTQVLARPGTTAVRLPFKPVMIFIPQQKRQVVAVFRQNSILRLTQGDKAEVVFNGLPGKIYGGSVTRVLPIVPDGSYQASGVMQGLNVGAQQEGVYVMIDLDPVPALDKLPDGVTAQAAVYTEHFEHLSIMRKVLLRMTSWLHYLYLDH; from the coding sequence ATGGATCTCTTAATTATTCTCAGCTACGTAGCGCTGAGCTACGGCGTTTTCAAACTGTTCCGTATTCCCATCAATAAATGGACCGTGCCGACCGCGGTATTGGGCGGCATTTTTATCGTAGGAGCTTTGATTCTGGGGATGAATTACAACCATCCTTATACCTACCGGGCGCAGAAAATCGCTGTTTCGGTGCCCATTGTTCCCCAGGTATCGGGAGTGATTGTCGAGGTTACGGATAAGACCAATGTGCTACTGCATAAGGGCGATGTGCTGTTTCGCCTGGATGATACCCGCTACCGTGCCCGGCTGAACAAGCTGCAGGCAGATCTTGCCAGCGCGCAGGCGGATGTCAGAACACGACAGGCTACGCTAAATGAGTCCTCGGCCAATGTGCAGCGGGTTTATGCCGAGTATGAACGCACGCGCCAGGATTATCAGCGTTACGCCAAAGGCGCGGCAATGGCAGTTAACCCTTTTTCTGAACAAGACATCAGTCATGCCCGGCAGCAGTATCAAGCGCAATCTGCAGCGCTGCAGGCTGCCAAAGCTCAGCATCAGCAGGCGCAGGAGCGGCTTTCGGGCCACTACAATGGTGAGGACGCCCGCATTGCCAGCCTGAAATCACAGATTGCGGAAGCGACCTACAATTTGGAACAAACGACCATTCGAGCACCCAGCGAGGGTTATGTTACCCAGGTGCTGGCTCGGCCTGGCACCACCGCAGTGCGCTTGCCGTTCAAGCCGGTGATGATTTTTATTCCGCAGCAAAAACGGCAGGTGGTGGCGGTATTCCGTCAAAACTCGATCCTGCGTTTAACCCAGGGCGATAAAGCCGAGGTGGTATTTAACGGCTTGCCGGGGAAAATCTATGGCGGCTCGGTCACGCGGGTACTGCCGATAGTCCCCGACGGCAGCTATCAGGCCAGTGGTGTTATGCAAGGGCTAAACGTTGGTGCTCAGCAGGAGGGGGTTTACGTAATGATCGATTTAGACCCTGTTCCCGCGCTGGACAAATTGCCCGATGGGGTTACCGCACAGGCTGCGGTCTACACCGAGCACTTTGAGCATCTTTCCATCATGCGCAAAGTCCTGCTGCGCATGACCAGCTGGCTGCATTATCTCTATCTGGATCACTAA
- a CDS encoding class I SAM-dependent methyltransferase, with the protein MTQNIYDNQAFFDGYAQLSRSVNGLDGAPEWPTIRSILPDLHGKRVVDLGCGYGWFCRSAREQGAVSVLGLDVSEKMLGKAQSMTQDAGIEYRQQDLEQLQLPQASFDIAYSSLTLHYIEDLARLFATVYQALAAGGQFIFTAEHPIYTAPQHQGWWVDQNGQKSWPVNGYQQEGQRISNWLADGVIKQHRTLGSYVNLLIRQGFVISYLNEWGPSAQQIAENPALDEEKERPMIFILAAHKPA; encoded by the coding sequence ATGACGCAAAATATTTATGACAATCAGGCCTTCTTCGACGGCTATGCCCAGCTCAGCCGCTCGGTGAACGGGCTGGACGGCGCACCGGAATGGCCGACTATCCGCAGCATACTGCCGGATTTGCACGGCAAGCGGGTAGTCGATCTCGGGTGCGGCTACGGGTGGTTCTGCCGCAGCGCTCGTGAACAAGGTGCCGTAAGCGTACTGGGGTTGGACGTCTCAGAAAAAATGCTGGGTAAAGCGCAGTCGATGACCCAGGATGCCGGCATTGAATACCGCCAGCAGGATCTGGAACAGCTTCAGTTGCCGCAGGCGTCTTTTGATATCGCCTACAGCTCACTGACGCTGCACTACATCGAAGATCTGGCGCGGTTGTTCGCCACGGTTTATCAGGCGCTGGCGGCTGGCGGGCAGTTTATCTTCACCGCTGAGCACCCCATTTATACCGCACCGCAGCATCAGGGATGGTGGGTCGATCAAAACGGGCAGAAGTCGTGGCCGGTTAACGGCTATCAGCAGGAAGGTCAGCGGATTTCAAATTGGTTGGCAGATGGGGTCATCAAGCAGCACCGCACGCTTGGCAGCTACGTAAACTTGCTGATCCGGCAAGGCTTCGTCATTAGCTATCTGAACGAATGGGGTCCTTCGGCTCAACAAATCGCAGAAAACCCGGCGCTGGACGAAGAAAAAGAGCGCCCAATGATCTTTATTCTCGCCGCTCATAAACCTGCTTAA